TATGATTTTGTAATTGGGCTTTCTTTTCTTCGAGAGATGCCTTTAGCTCAGTATGTTTTTGCATAGCTCGCTCAACATCCTTCAGCCACTTTGTTAATTGTTCTTGTGCTAGTGAAAAATCAGAGAATTGGAGCAGACATTGATCCAACTTGTTGACCGTTTCTTGGAAGCTATCCCCGAAACTGTCCCATAATGATctaatttttcgtattttttggcgaataactTCTCGGCCATCGGGGCTTGTGTGTGCATATAGCTTTTCACCAAGACTAAGGAACTCTTCAAAGACTGGTGTTTTCTTATTTCTCGTTTCGTATAGTTCTTTagctttgttttgtttttcttgtaACACTGCATAATCTCCTACTATTTCATTTAAGTCTTGTAATTCACCAAGCATGCCTACTAACCAATTTTCCATATCACTATATTCAGATTCAAATGTTTGATGTTCTGATACAAATACTTCATACTtggaaattaattcatttaccaAGTTATTTAGTGAGTGGAACCTGGTTGCTAACTTAGATGTTTTGTTAGTTAATTCTGATTCACTAGTAACATTTTGCGTGTCTGATAATGCTGCGAAATCAGGTTGCTTggatttcaattcattttgtatttcCTTAAGTCTCCGCAAGTGAGCAATTTTAGCTTCTAACGTACTTTTTAAGCTTTGATCTCGAACTTGATTTTCTTTAACTTTTAGCCACTCCTCCAGTTCATCAAGCGTTTTCTGACTTTCATTCCATTGTTTTAAGATATCTTTAAGCTTTTTATCTTGATCCTTGCATTGCTTTGCAAATTGATCCCATACCGTTTTTAATTGTTCGAACTCACTAATTAAGACAGGATGACCATTTGCACTGGTAGTTTCCAAAACTTTGTGTAATTGACTTTTAAGATGTTCTAAAGCCTTATCTAATTCCTGTGTCTTCGATGTCACCTTCTCAATTACAGCAATCTTACCATCAATGTCGTCTTTTTGTGATACAACACCATAATGTATCATGCTATTTTCAGCAACAATATGGTTGATGGAGTCTCGTGTTTCTTCGAACATTTGCACGTATTTTTCATGATCTGACACGTATTTTTCGTATGAATTTATCCTATTTTGAATCTCTTTCGACATATTAGAATatctttcaataattttcCCTAAACTCTTCTCAGCTTCTTCGTCtggcattaattttattttttcagtaaGTTGGGAAAGCATTGATTGATGGAGGTCTACCTCttggtgtaatattttatatccatgTAGCTGAGCTTTCTTATCGGGTAATGTTGGTGATAATTTGAACTCTCCCAATTCACTCTCTTTATCAACTACCCATTTCTGAACTTGATTAAAAGTGTCATCAAAGGATGACCGTTTATTGAGAGTAGTTTCAATGTCTTTGATAACATTGTTCAGTGAATCAACTGAATCTTCAAAGAAATCACGCAAGGCTCTTAAATCGTTTCTAATTTTTTCACGGCCTTCTGGTGTTATCCCACTAAACAAAGACTCTCCAGAGTCAATGGCACTGTTAAGCAACCTTTGTCCCACATCcttattttcattcagttTCTTAATTTGCTCTAAGTCAGCAACCGAGGGTTTGGAATGCTTACTCATAACTGCTAAATCTGCTATTTTAGTATTGGCATCTTGTaaccaatttttaaattcagcaGTGGATTTCTCATATTTctctttgtttttcttaagATCATTTAATCTCTTAAGATGATTATCAATAAACTTCTCAACTGCTTGATACCTATTAACAAGATGGTTTATGTACTGGGAAACACGAGAATCAGGATTTTGAGATAAGACATTATCTCCAATTTGAGTCAGTCTGTTTATTTCACTTTCATAGTTTCTTATCTCATTATTTAGTGATTCTATCTGGGTGATTTTGTTATCAAGGTCACCCAAATCATTGAGATTAGCCGCTTCTAGTCGAACTTGATTCTCTTTTTCTTTAAGCCAATCTGAAACATTCTCTAACAATGTTTCATACTCTTGCCAAGCTTCGATATTGTCCTTTAATCTTTTGTTAATTTCTTCataatttgaatgtaataCGTCCAAGTTTTTCTGAGCTTTTTCTGTTTGTAAAGCAGCTTCTTGAGCACTAGCTGGTTCAGCGACTACACGTAAAGTGTCGCATGCTTCTTTCAATTccaccatttttttattacattcttCGATACCTACTTCCACATCAGCAAGTGCTGCACTTTTTACTTccagattatatttatcactagTCACATCAGGCATACACCACCTGGTCTTATCGtccaatatttttaagtttctatTAAACATGCTGAGCTTGTCAGTAAATGatttttgtaagaatgtgaGAAGAGTTGTTTCTGTTTTGTTAGCATGTGTCAAAACGCTTTCGAACCTTTTCTGGAGGTTACTTAGCTCTTTTGGTACAAGTGATTCATAAAATCCTGGATAGTTTGCATTCATCTCTGAGACATTTTGTGAAAGGTTATCAATCTCTTCACTTAGGTTTTGAAGTTCCACCTTACATAGTTGACACTTTTTCAAGCGATCtaagattttgttattatcacCAGACATATCATCGCATTTAATTATGTCATCACGGACTTTACTTACTTTGTCAGACAAACGTTTAATGCTGTCTTTGAATTTGTTCTCTTTTGATTCAAGAGAGGAAACTGCACTTTCCAAATTTTCAGCTAGGGATTTAAGTGCTTCAAACTCATTATCTAAGTACTCAACAATGGAAGATACCTGTGAAACTGGTATACTCTTATTTAAGTTTGTTATCTGTTCACATTTGGccataatactattttttaaacctaaataaatagGCAATTCTTccttatatttcattaaatgatTTTGGCCAAatctaatttctaaattatcaCAGGCGTTGGCAAGATTTTGACCAGTTTCACTAAGCCATTGAATAACTTGGTTTTTAACATCATCGATTTGTCGCCAAACAAGAAGTTGGGATTCCAAATCTTGAATTCTTTTAATTACAGCATCGTTCACTTTTTCCCAGTGTGTTTGTGAATTAAGGAAAGCGTCTTCTAGTGGTGTTGTGTCAAATCCTCCCAAAGTTGAGGCTTGTTTTAGTACTGACTGTTTAATGACGTCCATTTGATCTAATAGTCCTTTAGATCGCTTTAGCACCTCATATGATTTTTTGGCCTTCTCCAAAGATTGTGCAGTTTGCACATAATCATTTGGTGCTTCTTTACACTCATTATATAGTTGCTCTGCACGGTTTATCTCTCTATCAAAGGCAACAGAAAAGTTTTTCAGCTCTTGCAATGTAGACGAgagtaaaatatacttatttttagtatCACGGACGCAGTTCACTACTTGGTCCCAACTGTTATCAGCAGCCGATAAAGCATTTTGGATTGTGCCCATATTTGGTTGATCCTCTCGCATAAGATGCAATCCTTCTTCTCGCAGTTCTTTTCTCAcactttgtttttctttcaattcaGCATCTAAACGATCTAACTGTTCAGTCATAGCCTGTATAGTATCGTCGGTTAAAGGCACAGGTTTTTGAGCCATCTCATTCAATGATGATTGAATACCGTGCAAAACTTCCGACAAGGCCTTATGCTGCACATTAAATTTATCCCATCTGGCTCCTACTTTTTGTACTAAATCTCTCTTAGAAATAACTTGATTTAGTAAGGCATCTGCTTTAGTTTCAATTTCTTTAACTAGACTAGTAGGTGATATAAGTCTTCCAGTATTTTGGTCTGTAACTTTAATTCTCGAAGGACCATCCAATAGAGCTACATTACTCTTCCATTCTGGTATTTTGGTTACGATATTTACAAGTTCTTGACGTAAAATTTCATAGCTTTCAGGTGTCAGTTTTGGACCTTCAATTTGATATTGAATATGATTTAACTGTTGTTTATTGTCCTCGtaccaatttaataaatctgaCCATTTGTGTAATATACTCTTGTTTTGTTGAATGTTGCTTTCAATCATTTGGTAATGATCTGCGATGTTTGAGTAGGTGTCACTCAAAGTACGAGTTTCTTCAGGATGAGATGCCAAAGTCATGTTTTTAACTTCATTGTAAATCTCAGTAAATTCAGGTGCTTTAGCAGCATGCTCCTGGAGCAATACATGCATTGATTGTAAAGTTGGTTCTACTTTATCAGAACCAACTTGGTCATAACTCTCAGTTTTTCTTCTAAAGTCAGTTATCCAGTTATCAAAGTTATGTAATTTAGTCAAAAACTCTTgcttaacaattattttatctgataACTCGTTAATTCGTGCCCTTACTGTTTCAGCAAGGTTATTTGTTCGTTGTTTAATGTCAGATACTTTATTCTTCAATAAATTAGCACCTTCTGGTTGAACACTGTGACAAATATTATCGCAAGTCTGCGAAAGAGTAATGATTTTGGCTTGTTGCTGCGAAATTTCATTTCCAAAAGATTTCAATTTGTTCAGTTCACGATCGAGTTTTTCAACTTGGGGTGTTTCAATATTGATGTTACGACTGCTTAAAAGCTTTTCACCGTTCTCTATCCATGACTCGAGTTTTTCAGAttctttttcaaaattctCCCAGTTTGAAACTAATTTGTCCAGTTTGCTATTCCATTGGTCAGCCATATCGTGGACAATAGCCCATCTAGAGTGAATAGCGTCTACTTCATCAGGCGCACTTGTTTTGCCGGACAACTGGTGACTTACACTCgacaatatttgtaaattcatTAACTGTTTATCGCAGTCAGTAAGCAGAGCTCTCGACTGCTGTTGCAATTGTTGAGCTTCAGGCAGTGTTGATGGTTTGGGGAAGCTACCCAACTTTAATTCTGCCTCTTCAATCCACGGTTTTATTTCTGCGACGCCCTTTTGATATTTCTGCCAACTGGCAAGGTCATGCTCGACAACCTTTGTCTGTTGTTCTGTGGACCTCTGTAAATCAGCCATCATTTTTTCTAATAACGCAATTTCTCCTTTAAGCCTGTTTGAATCTTGGACACGGTGTTCTACAGCCAATTTGGTTCCTTGTTCCGCGACATTCTTAATAATGTCCATTTTTTCTGCAATAACTTTTTGTAGAGATTGCGACTTTACGACTCGCTCTTCGGGCGTTATATTCTCGGACTGGATCTGAGATACTAATGCAGGACTCTCCTTTTTAATCCATTCACGGACACCTTCCAATTTGCGTTCAATCTTTGTCCATTCCTCATTAAACTTCTCCAGATGTACAACTTTAGTTTGTACTTCATCTTGCACGCGATCTAATTTACGCTCAATGGTTTCCAAGTCTTTTTCAATTACAGGTTTTGGTTTTTGAGATGTTAGAGATTGCAATTCAGCATAAGCTTGTTGCAATTGCGGTAATCTTTCCGTCTTAGCCTTGTCTATTTCTGCATGAATAGCTTGAGTTTCTTGAAGTTCACGGCCGATGCTAGTCACACCCAATTCCAAACCAGGGTGAGCAACATAGTTTTCGATCTTGTCAATATCCGATAACAGTTCTTCTTTTTGATATTCGTAATTAGACCATACTTTTTGTGTATCACGTAGTCTGTGAAGAAGGTCGGTATTAGATTCGTAAGCTACATTCCAGCCAGATTCAAGGTTTCTTACGTCTTCCCTTACAAACGCTGGTGCATTTGCGTCTTTAATAAGTTCCTTGCCACGTTGCAACATCGACATTACAGATGGTCGCTGTCTATCAAGCTTTTGCACAGCAGTCTGTTGTTCAAGAACTAATTGCTCAACTTGTTGCAAAGATTGTGGTTCAGGTTCAACCATAGCTTGTTTCTTAGCATGTTCTAATATACAGATAACTTCATGGACTTCTCTACGGTAAGTATAGCATCTGGTATATGTTTCAGTCTTAATCATGGTGATTTCAATGGTTGGTATAAGATTCTTGTATCTGGAAATGAGATTTTCTAGTTTAACTTGTTCCTCCTGGGCTTCTGTGTCAGAGCAGTGATTGGATAGCATGTCCAGAGTTTGAACAAGCCACTTCATGTCTTCTCTCTTGCGATCGGCTTCACGACAGATGTTCTAAAATATTAAGGAAATAACAGTTTAACATTACAAAGTACTGCAAGAGAGGGCTTTAGAAAAAATCagcatgttatataatattcataattaccATCAATTCCCGAAGCTTTCGTCCACAGAAAgcaattagaaaaaaataacaaatataaatgcttatttttcttaaaaaacacattcttgtatattttgaaatttatagatTCAATGTTGATGAAACCGAGTAGGTTgattatttacaacaataagtataagaaatatattatatttctacttTCTATTGTTATCTTTCTTCTAACATAAAAACACTTCATAACTAACATAAGAAGtgtgacaaaaatattaaactttgttAAATGTTCAGTAAATGTAGATATGTCCTCtctaatttaatagaaatactttttattaattactaaggTAATGTAATAGATTCCATATTACTTCAAAAAATggctcaaaatattttaagtacaaactacaaacttaaatatcaaaaactaATGTTACCCCATTCAacatatcaaatatcaaacatACCTGGAATATAGTCTTTTCTCTCTCAAACGCCTCAGCAGAATCGACTTCCCTGACGATACTATCCATGGTCTTGTCCACATGATCCATCCATCGCTCCATTTCACGGAACTTATCTCTGTAGGCATCCCACTTGGCAGGGATCTGCTGCAATTGCTGTCTGAAGTTTTCTACACGGTGCACTGTGGATTCCCACTGTTGTTCACACCTAGGCAATAAATATTGGTATTGTTATGGCATGTGAAACTTCCTATTTGTAGGGGTTAAGAAAGAACTCATAGAACCGAGGGTAGGAACCATTGGggattcacaaaaaaatatcttgtttGACAGGATACAAAAGGCCGATCAcatacttgtccataaagaaaatcaatctgtgaaacagatgtatggCATCTGCCCCACACCCAACTACAGGATACCAGATTTcacaatattatgaatgaaataagttattaGAGAGCTTAATTGATAATACAGCTTCAGTTTACTTTTACTTCATATTATTGTACAGAGCTATACAAAGGCCTACCCACTATTTCTTTAACTTGGATGTTTTAGCAGCAATAACTGGGTTACTGACGTTTTGGgaataatatctaattttatttatttacatttaatatgtcTAATTAGAACGtattttacacatttgttgacataaaataaaataataatacatcttgaattcatttcattgctattaatttaaagactTTATAAGATAGATAGGATTACAGCTTTCTAGTctcattagtttatttttctctaATGTTTGAAAAGCttagtgaaatataaaaagtaatataatccTAATCagtaaacagaataaaaagttgataagtatgttaataataaccTCCGTAATTCCTCCTCCAAGCTGGTATCCCCAGTCTGCTGAGTATAGCTGGTTGATATCTTCTTCAAATTCTGCAGACAGTGTTCCACCTGCATCACTTTGCCTTGGTTACGGAAGTACTCCTCATTTCTGATCAATATGCCATCTGCATCATCGCTTTGGTTGAATGCCTGGAAGAAATGGGATATATGTATTAACATGAATATTGGTTAGCTATTGaaaacttgaaataaaatttcgatTTGGCAAAACAGTTACACCAACTCAGAATTAGgtattttaaatgagaaaaaaaataatttatgaactaCAACAAACAggtttaatacttaatattaccaaggtatgattttttgtattgaaatctttattataaacatgatttaaaaaaataaactaaattgtcaCAATTAGTGCAAATTATCAGCTTTCAgcagaatataaaaaagaatcatcaaaatcggttcaccctgTAAGAGTTATGTGGTACtgaacacaaaaacaaatacagtGAAATTGAGGACCTCCTTTTTTAGAagtctgttaaaaataaactcactTGTTCTTCATAAACGATTTCCTTTTCAATATCCTTGATGCAGTGGTGGAAGACGGTCTCGTCTAGTTTGAATTCTAGCCTCATAAGGTGAGGCGGCGCTCGTTCTAGAAGGTCCTTCCATCTCTTCTGTAACTCTTCTACAGTTCTTACTATCCCTGGTCTGTCTTGTTCTTTTACCAGCTACAAACAACGCCATTATAACATAAAGTATATTCTAAATAGTTAAGTATAGGTTAaaggcaaaaaataaaaagagaaaacaaTAAGTCGTTAAAAATTAGACGTTAAAAATCTTGGCAAATAAGATATTGAAAGATCCGCCTGTACCTGTACCTTTACTAATGCTTCTCAATTTTAATGTGcatgtcattttattatattttaatttgtaatttaacacAATAACATGTCACATGAATACTATTGTTTTTacagttttcatttaaaaaaaatgttattactttaatttatttttaaaattctaacgTCAAATGATGTaacgataaatgacaattgacatttatttgatagttGCCAGATCTTAAcaatgtaggtacctacataattaataaatcttacaCATAGTATGTACtgcttaatattaaaatatataattatatgtacaagACGCAATAACTATTAGGTACTAAAATACCTCAACGAGCTCGCGACCAGATCGAACCAGTTCCGATACGGCTCTTTCATCAGCCCCGTGGAAGAAACGTTCATGTAAATGTAAAGCTTGCTTGGTATCCACTCTGTTGTCTGCGAGTAAAGCTTCAGCTCTTGACGCCCAGTCTTCCACCACCCGCTTTTTGTTCTCAAAATCTTCCCAAGCGCGGACAAGACGTTGAAGATCAGCCTCGCGCCGTGTAGCCTCGGATGATACGTGCGCGaacctaatatatattttaagttatttacatGAAACTTAGTAGATATTTAtgcaaaacatatattatctttatctaACAAAATTTTGCTATGaggattacatttttaatttgattgtttataatatgttcctCGCTTATTTAAGCAAAACATAATGCAATTGTTGAAATGTTATCTAATGTTCAAAAAATTACCTTTCATTGAGGTCCCGCATGAGCGTAAGTTGATCTGAAACATCGGCACTCTTGTCAGTGTCAGCTGCTTTAACGATATTTTGGAAGACTTTGTTTTTGCTCTCCAACATCGAGCGATAGTATGTGGTTCTTGAGAAGAAAGTACGGTGAATCTCATACGTCTCTTCTATTACTTCACtgtaattagaaaaatatttttgatcatCATGCTAAATGTTTCACTCATGAtagattaaacataatatgagtTAAACAAAGATACCGTCTGGTTTCTGTAGTTGTACGTAATGCTTCTTCAGCTTTGTCCAACCATTGGCCAATTTCTTTTTGTCCTGTTTCAAGGGATTCGTGCTGCACCAGCAATTGTCTATATTGATGCAATTTCACTGGCACTGTAGCTCGAACTCTAACTAACGCTTCTTTCTGCTGCTTAAGTTTAGCCATATTTGATTCCACTTCATCACGTGGGAGTTCAGCAATTGCATTTTGGAACGTCCTGTAGAATTAAAGAAATGCAGAGTCAGTTGCAGTTAacgaaataaagttttattgggGACTTTCAAACTGAGAGCCTGGCATTATTGTTCATAGATTAACAAACTTGCCGTTGCATATGGACCAATGTAGGAATAAATAgcttaatttacttaatatatgcatttttaaGAACTGaggttgatgatgatggtttatttaaaagacttatatttgttttatatttagatcaTGTACCTGCTAATAGATTTGAACAATTCCTCGTGTTGTTCAATTTCAGAGTTCAACTGTAGTAATTGGTCGATGTATGCTTGTATGCTAGTAGTATTTGCTCGGGGCTGTCGAGAGAGCAGATTGTCCGCTGCTGTTAGCCATGAGTCCAAGGTTTGAATTCCATTTGCCAGCTCGCGGCGGTGACGAAGAGCATCTCCACCGCGGACATAACTTAAAAAGTATGagtacttaattaaaacacataatatatatagatctCAGATAACAACTAACTTACAGcattaaaaattctaatttcttaataaatacataaattgtaatatctcGTTTTACGTTAAGTAAACgcattaaactttttttttatttctgtacaTAAACTTCTATTATGTAGTATAATTAGTGGTTAACACTTACCGTTCTGCTTCCTCCCAAATACGCTCCCATCTTTCAGTAATTTCGACATATTTCCTCTTAATTTCTGAACTGTGCTCTTCTGTACATGTTGCTACTAAGAAACCGGCAGCATCTCCTAATAGCTGATGTTTCTCTTTCCACACAGTCAAATCGTGGAAGAATTCTAGTCGCTCGTCCTCTGAAACCCGCAGCATGTGCTGCGCTTTGTCTAACCATGTAGTGAATTGGTCTGATATTGTAGTCCATCTTTCCCAATGGGCAATCACTTCTTCAAGTACACTTCGAGAGCACCTCACGTCAGATGCCACTCGTCTCCAAGTCTCAGACACATCTCTTAAGAACGCATCAATCTCTCTCGCTTCAGTCCTATCAACTTCACACACTCTCTTATACTCTTCTGCTACTTGCTTTATATCAACGTAAGCTCTATCGAATTCTTGGAATATCTTATTCTTAATGACGAAATTATCATAATCTTCTAATAAGGCACGAACGTGATCGATACGACCGTATTTGCCGGTCCATGCGGCTAATTTAGCCTTCGTTAATTCCGTGAAAGCCACGATACAGCATTTGTGTTCGAGATACTTCAACCTCGCTTTTCTTTGAGGAGCGTTGAGACTGACAGTCTGTAGGCGCTCCTTCATGTTTTGCAGTCTTTCTGGGGGGATTTGGGATGCATCTGACGACCTCAATGCGGCCTCGAAACGTTCAATGACGTTTGGCAGATCAGCGAAGAATGTGGTATGTTCTTCTAGTTTTTCGCTGATAATGGCAGCGGTTCTTTCGTCTAGCGCAGTCggtatttcatcaaaatacaaaagataCTCGGCACGGGCAAGCCATTCACCAACGACACGGAAGTCTCCAGGTAGTTCTGAATCAAGCAGCCAGAGCCACTTTCTGTAAAGTCTTTCGAGTTCTATCCAAAGCGATACAAGCTCTCTCCAGGAGCTTGGAGCGATGGCGACGAGACTTTGTGTGTACATGAGTTTCTCTAGTTTCCTGTACAACGGTTCACGGGCAAGTCTTTCGGTCTCGGCCAGAAGATAGTCATGGTAATTTCTGGATAGTGTTCTGGAATCGTATTGTCGTTGGATAGTGGTAACACGCTCGGAGAGCCAGGCTCTCAGTAATTCATATTCTTCTTGTACGGCTGCTACGGCGTCGGGGCCAGttgtcttaaaataaataagtgtatttagacattgaatataaatcataagttaaaagtatattaacaGTCTTCACATTGGCAACTCAAGTTGacttaaaatagtataaaaatatatactaacaCTGTCTTTTACAGAAATCAGTTTATATCAATATGCTAATTCTTACCCCAAGATCTATGGAAGTTgtgaattttacattaatagttaataatatatctgcACCTACACACGTTTAAAGCAGGACGCAATTTAATTCATTGCTTGTTATAAATAGAGTCATAAATAActctataaaattacattgatTCATGTGAACCAATAAACTAGGTTTGATAGATATTATGCGCTTAATTATTGAGATGTAATCattgaatgtttaaatttagattttatgacGACACAAATAAAAAGGCAATGATaagctaattaatataatttatgagcaagggatattatattgaagttaaattttttaaggaaTAATATCACTGTATTCttgttttaaaactaacaGAAACTAAGAactattacaaacatacttccAAGCCAAAAGATTACGTAAGAATTTTGAAGAATATCCTGTCCTATCTCAATACGTTCCAGAATGTATTTCAATGTATTCTATAggtaaatttattctattttctcCAGTAGATAGTAGgtacattatatttctatttacctTAGGTTCGGGATATTTATGCAGGAACTGCGCGACGTACGTCATTATGGATCTCTCATCTGGCT
Above is a genomic segment from Zerene cesonia ecotype Mississippi chromosome 19, Zerene_cesonia_1.1, whole genome shotgun sequence containing:
- the LOC119834366 gene encoding nesprin-1-like; this translates as MSDERDNPSHSGLRNRVSFFERVWSGRGSSDSVDATTDVDDIERRIEQRKRRPESPKIEVKLKHTRDTQSPTKTFETTFPNLKLRHVETETEHRQTERQVEEGDLASGVRLVKFERVVKRTVVEREERPESPQSEWYSEYKQHALQTAPKKEYLRSRSEYDSHIAEIRDEQERVQKKTFVNWINSHLSKRIPPMRIDDLIYDLRDGTKLLALLEVLSGEKLPMERGRVLRRPHFLSNANTALRFLAGKRIKLVNINAADLVDGRPAVVLGLIWTIILYFQIEENSRALEYLGGSRCASVMSQESGAATPTHRAEDRWKQGAKKTLLQWVANALPKDSNIQVTDFGPSWRDGIAFLAIIDAIKANLINLAEMKRKTNRQRLEHAFDVAETELGIARLLDAEDVDVDKPDERSIMTYVAQFLHKYPEPKTTGPDAVAAVQEEYELLRAWLSERVTTIQRQYDSRTLSRNYHDYLLAETERLAREPLYRKLEKLMYTQSLVAIAPSSWRELVSLWIELERLYRKWLWLLDSELPGDFRVVGEWLARAEYLLYFDEIPTALDERTAAIISEKLEEHTTFFADLPNVIERFEAALRSSDASQIPPERLQNMKERLQTVSLNAPQRKARLKYLEHKCCIVAFTELTKAKLAAWTGKYGRIDHVRALLEDYDNFVIKNKIFQEFDRAYVDIKQVAEEYKRVCEVDRTEAREIDAFLRDVSETWRRVASDVRCSRSVLEEVIAHWERWTTISDQFTTWLDKAQHMLRVSEDERLEFFHDLTVWKEKHQLLGDAAGFLVATCTEEHSSEIKRKYVEITERWERIWEEAERYVRGGDALRHRRELANGIQTLDSWLTAADNLLSRQPRANTTSIQAYIDQLLQLNSEIEQHEELFKSISRYMI